A window of Verrucomicrobiia bacterium genomic DNA:
GCACCTGGCGCACACGGGGCAAATTCCCTTTACGGTTTGGGGCATCGTGCTGGCCGGCACCATCGGCTGCTGGGCGGGCGCGACGGTGATGTATTGGGCGTCGCGCTGGGCGGGACGTCCGCTCGTGCTGCGTTACGGCCGCTACTTTTTCATTTCGCCGGAAAAGGTGGAAGGCGCCGAACGCTGGGCCACCAAGTTTGGTCCGATGGGCATTTTCATTTCGCGGCTGCTGCCGGTGGTGCGGCATCTCATCGGCATTCCGGCGGGAATCGTGCGGATGAATTACCTCAAATTCTCGCTCTACACCGTCGCCGGGTCCGCCGTCTGGTGCACGGTGCTCGCTTACGTCGGGGTTAAAATGGGCCAGGACGAACAAGTCATGGCCGGTGAAATGCACAAGATTTCCCTCTGGCTCGGCGGGCTGATGCTCGTCATTGGCGGGCTTTACTACTTCTTCGTCCATCGGCACATGAAGGCCGACAAGCGGCGGGACTGAGGCCAGGATCCTGTCTGGTGGGCGGGCCGCTCACTCCCGCACCTTGATCAATGTCTTCACAGCGCGGTTGCCTGTCGTCATGGAGTGCAGCAATTCCGGCAGGCGGCTGAGCGGCCATTCGCCGTTCACAAAGTCTGCGGCACGAATCACGCCCGCTTCAATGAAACCCAGCGCACGGCGAATGGTGCGCGGTGTGTGATGGAAGCTCGCCACGAGCGTGAGGCTCGAATAATGCAGCAAACCGGTGTCCAGCGACACCGTCGTGCCCGCCGGGCAGCCACCGAAGAAATTCACGATGCCGCCCTTGCGCACGAGTTTCACCGCAGTTTCCCACGCCTCCGGCT
This region includes:
- a CDS encoding DedA family protein, translating into MKELFQPLFDWYSRSLETGGYPLVALLMAIESSIVPLPSELVIPPAAHLAHTGQIPFTVWGIVLAGTIGCWAGATVMYWASRWAGRPLVLRYGRYFFISPEKVEGAERWATKFGPMGIFISRLLPVVRHLIGIPAGIVRMNYLKFSLYTVAGSAVWCTVLAYVGVKMGQDEQVMAGEMHKISLWLGGLMLVIGGLYYFFVHRHMKADKRRD